The Episyrphus balteatus chromosome 4, idEpiBalt1.1, whole genome shotgun sequence genome includes a window with the following:
- the LOC129919183 gene encoding craniofacial development protein 2-like — MERRQASETDGFTDDDPSKRNKDNEFRICTWIVSSLNRPRAVEQLAEALDCYKADITAIQEMRWEGPGKRKLKTHDIYYGDCNRQQGTFGCGFVIGGRLRHVLSFNCVNERLTTIRIKAKFANISLICAHAPTEEKDDTTKDNFYELLEKTYEQIPSYDIKIVLGDFNAKLGREDIFGSTVGKLSLHDNTSDNGFRLVDFAAGQSVVIASTRFPHLKIHKGTWKSPDQSTVND; from the coding sequence ATGGAACGACGACAAGCCTCGGAAACGGATGGATTTACTGATGACGACCCTAGCAAACGAAATAAGGACAACGAATTTCGAATCTGTACGTGGATTGTTAGTTCCCTTAACAGACCTCGTGCAGTCGAACAATTAGCGGAGGCCCTCGACTGCTATAAGGCAGATATAACTGCCATCCAAGAAATGCGATGGGAAGGGCCGGGCAAGAGAAAATTGAAGACCCACGATATCTACTACGGCGACTGCAACCGGCAACAGGGCACATTTGGATGTGGATTTGTCATCGGAGGCAGACTTAGGCACGTTCTGAGTTTTAACTGTGTCAACGAGCGCCTCACCACGATCCGCATAAAGGCTAAATTCGCCAACATAAGCCTGATATGTGCACACGCCCCCACGGAAGAGAAAGACGATACCACCAAAGATAATTTCTACGAGCTCCTCGAAAAAACCTACGAGCAAATCCCAAGCTACGACATTAAAATTGTCCTGGGTGATTTTAATGCAAAGCTAGGAAGAGAAGATATCTTTGGAAGCACAGTCGGAAAGCTTAGCCTGCACGACAACACATCCGATAATGGATTTAGGCTAGTCGACTTTGCTGCGGGGCAAAGTGTTGTCATAGCAAGTACGCGTTTCCCGCATCTCAAGATTCATAAAGGGACATGGAAATCTCCAGATCAATCAACTGTCAACGATTGA